A window of the Henckelia pumila isolate YLH828 chromosome 3, ASM3356847v2, whole genome shotgun sequence genome harbors these coding sequences:
- the LOC140891497 gene encoding uncharacterized protein gives MAKCSHLFAGAHLRLLHLHRPKPVYSLCPRSILLSPLKLPFARLFSLTATPYPLQYDMIISRPANPPPNPTRRCQPNSPKSIPKDSEPDQEMGFDEWVDKKLSHDNGDGKGEVPIDKAKRKYYNKRRKRMYGESDSDEENGHRGNQSDYIELKQEVVELRTLHRREEELYFYDAFAYPWEKNKHYKMVYQLEKKYFPDQCFDKAFLQPGESNPKKEKKKESKSQVEAANEDDRGLVFFEDNDKEAKDVKVEDVTEKKVEDFFKCLKKLPNENDRDIAIPEPFLSTRSVGLPPKWDGPNGTVVLVNKPKGWTSFTVCGKLRRLVQVKKVGHAGTLDPMATGLLIVCVGKATKCVERYQGMIKGYSGIFRLGEATSTWDADSPVIQREPWEHIKDDDIKKSAASFCGEIWQVPPMFSAIKVGGERMYEKARKGESIELSPRRISIFQFDVERSLEDRKNVVFRVTCSKGTYIRSLCADFGKALGSCAHLTALRRDSIGEYSADSAWEFQELEEAITKGYL, from the exons ATGGCGAAATGCTCGCACTTATTCGCCGGCGCACATTTACGCCTCTTGCATCTCCACCGCCCGAAGCCCGTGTATTCTTTATGCCCTCGCTCCATTCTCCTAAGCCCATTGAAGCTACCCTTCGCGCGGCTCTTCTCACTCACTGCCACTCCGTACCCACTGCAATACGATATGATTATCTCCCGCCCAGCTAATCCTCCGCCGAATCCCACTCGCCGCTGTCAACCCAATTCACCGAAATCCATACCGAAAGATTCGGAACCTGACCAAGAAATGGGTTTCGACGAATGGGTTGATAAAAAGCTGTCTCACGATAATGGCGATGGTAAAGGAGAGGTTCCAATTGACAAAGCTAAAAGGAAGTATTATAACAAGAGGAGGAAAAGGATGTACGGAGAATCGGATTCTGATGAGGAGAATGGACACCGGGGTAATCAGAGTGATTATATTGAATTGAAGCAAGAGGTGGTGGAGCTACGGACATTGCATAGAAGGGAAGAAGAGTTGTATTTTTATGACGCGTTTGCTTATCCATGGGAGAAAAACAAGCACTACAAGATGGTATATCAATTGGAGAAGAAGTATTTTCCCGATCAGTGTTTCGATAAGGCGTTTCTCCAGCCGGGAGAATCGAATCcaaagaaggagaagaagaagGAGTCGAAATCACAAGTGGAAGCGGCCAACGAGGATGATAGAGGGTTGGTGTTTTTTGAGGACAACGACAAGGAAGCAAAGGATGTGAAGGTTGAGGATGTTACAGAGAAGAAAGTGGAGGACTTCTTCAAGTGTTTGAAGAAACTCCCCAATGAAAATGATAGAGATATAGCTATTCCAGAGCCATTTCTTTCAACAAGAAGTGTTGGTCTTCCGCCTAAATGGGATGGCCCAAATGGGACTGTGGTTTTGGTGAACAAGCCTAAAG GGTGGACTTCATTTACTGTTTGTGGAAAGCTTCGACGCCTCGTCCAAGTGAAAAAG GTGGGGCATGCTGGAACTCTAGATCCTATGGCTACGGGTTTATTGATTGTATGCGTTGGTAAAGCTACCAAGTGTGTAGAAAG ATACCAAGGCATGATAAAGGGATATAGTGGAATCTTCCGTTTAGGAGAAGCTACTTCAACTTGGGATGCTGATTCGCCG GTCATCCAACGCGAGCCTTGGGAACACATCAAGGATGATGACATAAAGAAAAGTGCCGCATCCTTTTGTGGAGAGATTTGGCAAGTCCCTCCGATGTTCTCCGCAATTAAA GTTGGCGGAGAAAGGATGTATGAGAAAGCAAGAAAAGGAGAAAGTATCGAACTTTCACCAAGAAGGATTTCAATTTTCCAGTTTGATGTTGAAAGGAGCTTGGAAGATAG GAAAAATGTGGTTTTCCGGGTAACTTGCTCAAAAGGAACATATATTCGATCTCTTTGTGCTGATTTTGGGAAGGCTCTGGGAAG CTGTGCACACTTGACTGCCTTGCGCAGAGACTCCATTG GAGAATATTCGGCGGACAGTGCATGGGAATTTCAAGAGTTGGAAGAAGCCATTACAAAAGGGTATTTATAG